The following nucleotide sequence is from Scyliorhinus torazame isolate Kashiwa2021f chromosome 4, sScyTor2.1, whole genome shotgun sequence.
AACAGCGCTTTTGCCAAATGTGGTCAGCTTGGGAGGAGAattctgacaagacagaagaattttcagtttgttcctgaaaggcaatctctctccaaaggtctgcacaaatAAGCAAGTAATCATGttctgctaactttatttatcagtAGAATTTTAACTTTATTGTGTTGCTTTGTTGGAATAGAGAAATCGGGAAGGTGTGAGGCATGAGttgaagtttttccttgtgttcaaACACTGTTTACCCGATAATTGCTGTTATTTTCCTTGATGTTAATGCGGTCACTTCTTTGTTTAAATTTGCCATTCTCATCCCGTACCAATGCAATTTTGTGTTCTGGACCAGGATCTTGACATCTGGAAGAAAGGAGACGGATCAACTGGGCGCTTGAAGAAATCAGCTCTTTGCATTTCAGAGCGTGCCCACAGCGGCACATATTTAGAAGCTGAGTGTCTGAAGATTATTCTCATGTCCGCCTGAAAAACAGTGCAAGAGTCATGGTTGGATTTATTGAGCTATGACCCAATTGTAAGCCACACATATTATCTGGCTAATGCTTCCTGCCTGGTCTCAGGAATAGGCAATATTTTCTGTAATTCcactctcttttcctttttatgtGTCACAGTGAATTTGGTGTCAATTTTGATTCTTTCCCGTGGAAAGTGCagcctctccacctgcaccacaCGCTACTTGGTGGCTATGGCAACAGCGGatcttctggtcattatcactgaggTCATACTAAACCGAATCGATGATTATTATTTCCCATTGAATTTCCTAAgtatcacccctgtgtgtagtgttcgcTACGTCCTGCTCCGTATAGCcatagactgttctgtctggttcactgtcgctttcacttttgatcgatttgtcgccatttgttgtcagaagctgaaatctaaatattgcaccaagaGAACTGCAGCTGTGGTCCTAGCAATTATCGGCATTCTGTTCACTGTGAAAAGCATCCCCATCTACTTTCGATTTAAACCGAGATGGATTATCGACAATGTACCATGGATGTGTTCAAATAAGCGGAGCTATTTTGCTGACCCTGTTTGGATTGGATTTAGAATCTCTGAAAAGGTTCTAACGCCACTGATACCATTCGCTTTAATTTTGCTGCTGAACgtactgacagtcagacacattttggtgACCAGCCGGGTCCGTGAGCAACTGAGAGGTCAGAGCGCGGGGGATAATCAcagtgacccggagatggagagcagaaggaagtcgatgattttactcttcaccatatccggcagcttcatcctcctgtggtttgtttatgttttgtatttCTTTGATGTGAATGACTTCTTAGATGATGATTCATTTTACATCTTTGAAAATGTTGCCTATATGCTGCGGaacttaagttgctgcacaaacaccctGATTTACGTCCTGACTCAGTCTAACTTCAGAGAGCAATTGAAGAGCATGCTGAAATACCCAGttatatcaattattaaattaattaataaacaACACATCTGAGACCAATCAGATGGTGAGGCAGTGCTGAAATGCAAGAGGGTAAAGCAGGTAGCTCGGAAAGGAAAGGCCAGGAGGAGTGGGGGAAACAAAATAACTGTTAGGGATGGGCAAGGGTGAATATGAATGTTTCAGGAGAGGAGTCAGATGATTTCCTGGTGTGCTGGAAATAAATCAGCAAACACCATCGTTCCTTTACCTCCTCTGCTTGATTTCCCATTTCCTCGCATTTTCCCAAAAGTAAAACTTAGCGAGTTCACGGAAAAACAAAATTGTTCGCATATTAGAAATATTACTGTGACAATGCATTATTCTTATTTATTTATCAATATATTCATTGAGTCAATAAACGCTTTATTAAATCTGAGTCCCGAGCTTTCTTAACGCCTGGCTGGGTAAttgggaaggtggggaatgggaagaTGGGGAATGTGGCATATGGGAGTTTGTGGAAGGTGGGTAATGGGGAAGAGCGGGTTTGGGAaaggtggtgtgtggagtgggaaggttgactagGTGATGTGGAAGATGGGCTCAATGAACACGAGGGATGGAGCAGGCGGGACTGGAATTTGTGGGAaatgggaaggtgagagggtggagAATGTGGAGGATGGGAAATGTAGTGGATGCGGATT
It contains:
- the LOC140410979 gene encoding probable G-protein coupled receptor 139, with the protein product LSYDPIVSHTYYLANASCLVSGIGNIFCNSTLFSFLCVTVNLVSILILSRGKCSLSTCTTRYLVAMATADLLVIITEVILNRIDDYYFPLNFLSITPVCSVRYVLLRIAIDCSVWFTVAFTFDRFVAICCQKLKSKYCTKRTAAVVLAIIGILFTVKSIPIYFRFKPRWIIDNVPWMCSNKRSYFADPVWIGFRISEKVLTPLIPFALILLLNVLTVRHILVTSRVREQLRGQSAGDNHSDPEMESRRKSMILLFTISGSFILLWFVYVLYFFDVNDFLDDDSFYIFENVAYMLRNLSCCTNTLIYVLTQSNFREQLKSMLKYPVISIIKLINKQHI